The Vibrio echinoideorum genome includes a region encoding these proteins:
- a CDS encoding carboxynorspermidine synthase translates to MAILQIGAGGVGWVVAHKAAQNNEVLGDITIASRTIAKCEKIIESIKGKNNLKDSTKKLEARSVDADDVDALVALIKEVKPDLVINAGPPWVNMAIMEACYQSKVSYLDTSVAVDLCSEGQQVPQAYDWQWGYREKFAEAGITGILGAGFDPGVVSIFAAYAVKHLFDEIDSIDVMDVNAGDHGKKFATNFDPETNMLEIQGDSFYWENEEWKQVACHSRMLEFEFPNCGSHKVYSMAHDEVRSMKEFIPAKRIEFWMGFGDAYLNYFNCMRDIGLLSPDLLTLHDGTVVQPLHVLKALLPDPTSLAPGYTGLTCIGTWVQGKKDGKERSVFIYNNADHEVAYEDVEHQAISYTTGVPAITAALQFFRGEWADKGVFNMEQLNPDPFLATMPEIGLDWHVQELEPKQGLPLIHTLK, encoded by the coding sequence ATGGCTATTCTACAAATTGGTGCAGGCGGCGTCGGTTGGGTTGTTGCACATAAAGCAGCACAAAATAACGAAGTACTGGGTGATATCACGATCGCTTCTCGCACAATCGCGAAGTGTGAAAAAATCATCGAATCTATCAAGGGTAAAAACAACCTTAAAGATTCAACTAAGAAACTAGAAGCACGTTCAGTAGACGCTGACGATGTTGATGCGCTTGTTGCTTTGATTAAAGAAGTTAAGCCGGATCTAGTTATCAACGCTGGTCCTCCTTGGGTAAACATGGCGATCATGGAAGCGTGTTACCAATCGAAAGTCTCTTACCTAGATACATCGGTAGCGGTTGACCTATGTTCTGAAGGTCAACAAGTACCACAAGCTTACGATTGGCAGTGGGGTTACCGTGAGAAGTTCGCTGAAGCGGGCATCACTGGTATTCTTGGTGCTGGTTTTGATCCAGGTGTGGTATCAATCTTTGCTGCGTACGCGGTTAAGCACTTGTTCGATGAGATTGATTCAATTGACGTGATGGACGTGAATGCTGGCGATCACGGCAAGAAGTTTGCGACAAACTTTGACCCAGAAACCAACATGCTTGAGATCCAAGGCGATTCTTTCTACTGGGAAAACGAAGAGTGGAAACAAGTAGCTTGTCACTCTCGTATGCTTGAGTTCGAATTCCCTAACTGTGGCTCTCATAAAGTGTACTCAATGGCACACGATGAAGTTCGTTCAATGAAAGAGTTCATCCCTGCTAAGCGTATCGAATTTTGGATGGGCTTTGGTGATGCATACCTGAACTACTTCAACTGCATGCGTGATATCGGTCTTCTAAGCCCAGATCTGCTAACACTGCACGATGGCACGGTAGTTCAACCTCTTCATGTTCTTAAAGCACTACTACCAGATCCAACATCTTTGGCTCCGGGTTACACGGGCTTAACGTGTATCGGTACTTGGGTTCAAGGTAAGAAAGACGGTAAAGAGCGCAGCGTATTCATCTACAATAACGCAGACCACGAAGTGGCTTACGAAGACGTTGAGCACCAAGCAATCTCTTACACAACCGGTGTTCCTGCAATTACGGCTGCACTTCAGTTCTTCCGTGGTGAATGGGCTGACAAAGGCGTGTTCAACATGGAACAGCTAAACCCAGACCCGTTCCTTGCAACGATGCCTGAAATCGGTCTAGATTGGCATGTTCAAGAGCT